A stretch of DNA from Dehalococcoidia bacterium:
GACCTGGTGACTTCGTCGCCGGGCCGAAGGTATCCCCCCTTCGAGTCAGACGTCGGCTACACGTATGAGCGGTCGAGCTTGGGACAGCCGGGCCAGAAATACAACGTGGGGCTGACGGTGCATTACAACCTGCAGATAAATGTCGGCCAGGGCTGGCAGACGGTGGGGGAGATCACGCAGCAGCGGGTCCGTCCCTACCCGGTCCAGCAGCTGCAATCGGTGGTGGGACAGTGAGGCAGCCATGGTGAGGGCGGCACTGCTGGGCGGGCGGAGCGAGAGGGGCCAGACCCTCGCCGAGTTTGCGCTGGGGGCAGTGGCGTTCTTCGTGGCCGTCCTGGGGGCGCTGCATTTTGCCCTAGCGGTGCATGCCCGGCACGTGGTCGAGACGGCGGCAGTGGAGGGCGCCCGGTGGGCTGCCGTGGAGCCGGTGAGCCTGCAGCGGGGCGAGGAGAGGGCGCGGAGCGTGCTGGCGAGTGGGCTGGGGCGCTGGAGCAACGACTACAGCGTCCAGGCCCGAGACGGCGGCGACACGGTGACCCTGACGGTGCAGGGCCATTACATCGTGGCGCTGCCGGTGCCGCTTCCCCACGGCGGGAGGGTGGACCTGGTGAGCTCGGCGACGGTGCGCAAGGAGGGGTTCCGGCCGGGGCCATGAGGGGGCAGGCGCTGGTGGAGCTGGCCGTGGCCATGCCCATCCTGCTGATAATCGCCCTCGGCGTGGTGGGGGCAGGCAGGGCCATCTATGCCCGCGTGGCCATCGATGCGGCGGCGAGGGAGGGGGCGAGGGCAGTGGCGACGGCGCCGGACCCCTGCGACGCCTCGGTAGGCGTGAGCCGGGCGCGGGAGACGGCAGGTGCCTATGGGCT
This window harbors:
- a CDS encoding pilus assembly protein, encoding MRGQALVELAVAMPILLIIALGVVGAGRAIYARVAIDAAAREGARAVATAPDPCDASVGVSRARETAGAYGLDLSRLQAQVGGGCGRGSLRSVQVTYTVPLQDLVYVPFLRLPGELTMSANATHMVEQYRSR
- a CDS encoding pilus assembly protein; its protein translation is MVRAALLGGRSERGQTLAEFALGAVAFFVAVLGALHFALAVHARHVVETAAVEGARWAAVEPVSLQRGEERARSVLASGLGRWSNDYSVQARDGGDTVTLTVQGHYIVALPVPLPHGGRVDLVSSATVRKEGFRPGP